A stretch of the Erinaceus europaeus chromosome 23, mEriEur2.1, whole genome shotgun sequence genome encodes the following:
- the TNFSF9 gene encoding tumor necrosis factor ligand superfamily member 9, which produces MPDPEDPERPGDPAAPRLGRAALPWLLGSALLLLLLGGGAFASVAWTAPPAHTPTPGAPPEPPDRCAHLRRAAQAQYGQLVAENAQLTEGPLSWYSLPGLANVYLSPGLSYDPQTQELVVAEAGTYYVYLQLDLRRVLDGQGSSSSVSSALHLRPPVSGTDAGLALTLDLPPPSFPAKDSVTAFQGTLLHLEAGHRLAVHLGPLTRNHSDWQLAQGATIWGLFQVASGGFPSELTMLQPTGHPSRV; this is translated from the exons ATGCCCGACCCCGAGGACCCCGAGCGCCCCGGGGACCCCGCTGCCCCCCGGCTGGGCCGCGCCGCGCTGCCCTGGCTGCTGGGCTccgcgctgctgctgctgctgctgggcggCGGGGCCTTCGCCTCCGTGGCCTGGACGGCGCCCCccgcccacacccccacccccggggcGCCCCCAGAACCCCCGGACCGCTGCGCCCACCTCCGCCGGGCTGCGCAG gcTCAGTATGGGCAGCTGGTAGCTGAAAATG CACAGCTCACCGAGGGCCCTCTGAGCTGGTACAGCCTCCCGGGCCTGGCCAACGTGTACCTGTCCCCAGGCTTAAGCTACGACCCCCAAACCCAGGAGCTGGTGGTGGCCGAGGCTGGTACCTACTACGTCTACCTGCAGCTGGATCTCCGTCGTGTGCTGGACGGACAGGGCAGTTCCAgctctgtctcctcagccctgcacCTGCGTCCACCGGTCTCCGGGACCGACGCCGGCCTGGCTTTGACTTTGGACCTGCCGCCCCCCTCCTTCCCCGCCAAGGACTCCGTCACAGCATTCCAGGGCACCTTACTGCATCTGGAAGCTGGCCACCGCCTGGCTGTCCACCTGGGCCCCCTGACCAGGAACCACAGTGACTGGCAGCTGGCACAGGGCGCTACCATCTGGGGACTCTTCCAAGTGGCCTCTGGTGGTTTCCCTTCTGAACTGACCATGCTACAGCCCACGGGACACCCCTCCCGGGTCTAG